In the [Clostridium] colinum genome, one interval contains:
- the mraZ gene encoding division/cell wall cluster transcriptional repressor MraZ: MFMGEYHHNIDAKGRVIIPSKFRDELGQTFIVTKGLDKCLVIYTINEWNTFEEKIKQFPTTDQGIRRFFRFLFSGACECEPDAYGRILIPQNLRKYANISKEIAFIGVVNKVEIWSKENWETYNNEDNFIDNELAEKMTELGI; the protein is encoded by the coding sequence ATGTTTATGGGAGAATATCATCACAATATTGATGCTAAAGGTAGAGTTATTATACCATCTAAATTTCGTGATGAACTTGGACAAACATTTATAGTTACTAAAGGTTTAGATAAATGTCTTGTTATATATACTATTAATGAGTGGAACACATTTGAAGAAAAAATTAAGCAATTTCCAACCACAGACCAAGGCATTAGACGCTTTTTTAGATTTCTTTTTTCTGGTGCTTGTGAATGTGAGCCAGATGCCTATGGAAGAATTTTAATACCACAAAATCTTAGAAAATATGCGAACATATCTAAAGAAATAGCATTTATTGGTGTTGTAAATAAAGTTGAGATATGGAGCAAAGAAAATTGGGAAACTTATAACAATGAAGATAATTTTATAGATAATGAATTAGCAGAAAAAATGACAGAACTTGGAATATAG
- the fliK gene encoding flagellar hook-length control protein FliK, whose translation MNINNQNILNNTLYNNLIKNMDISNENLVTETLENINTNILNNKINETSFSISDEELKILLSSINQPINKETLNQIKALIQNGLPVNKENVQNMIRAMKIFKEYPLEKSLFLIKNNITPTQNMCKQLDNYISKDISINKQIENILSDIENIDNNQDILKNIFNGTKIEGYIKENNNILKDIKLQLCNDILKNTNFNKINKYLEDIVNLNKNNSNIKPSIDKTILLNEILDDILPESLMFQPSKLENLKQMLNFDNVYLPTFNNKNLTNIFDNPLSKENLNKLQNDIFNIIKSDNKQISKIKDLFDNIENTKNKIKHFNFENSSTEDLNDFFKDLDTISKNIKENMPNITENKNDNILKNLENLNKNLEFMSNIKDSIFLQIPLNINNFSTTAELYVFSDKKHKKNKNKTDSGSALISLNLAYLGKLEVYINKHSKDINCQFRLEKEYSKNMIRDNISLLELYLKEKNLQLKEVSFHNLDESFTLITNNINNVNNTKNNNIKISNFNAKA comes from the coding sequence TTGAATATAAACAATCAAAATATATTAAATAATACACTTTATAATAATTTAATAAAAAATATGGATATTTCAAATGAAAACTTAGTAACTGAAACATTAGAAAATATAAATACAAATATTTTAAATAATAAAATTAATGAAACTTCTTTTTCAATTTCTGATGAAGAATTAAAAATATTATTATCTAGTATTAATCAACCTATAAATAAAGAAACTTTAAATCAAATTAAAGCATTAATTCAAAATGGTCTACCAGTAAATAAAGAAAATGTTCAAAATATGATTAGAGCTATGAAAATATTTAAAGAGTATCCTTTAGAAAAATCTTTATTTTTAATAAAAAATAATATAACTCCTACGCAAAATATGTGTAAACAACTAGATAATTATATATCAAAAGATATAAGTATAAATAAACAGATAGAAAATATATTATCTGATATAGAAAATATAGATAATAATCAAGATATTTTAAAAAATATATTTAATGGAACAAAAATTGAAGGTTATATAAAAGAAAATAATAATATATTAAAAGATATTAAATTACAACTTTGTAATGATATTTTAAAAAATACTAATTTTAATAAAATAAATAAATATTTAGAAGATATAGTAAATTTAAATAAAAATAATTCAAATATTAAACCATCGATAGATAAAACTATATTATTAAATGAAATTTTAGATGATATATTACCAGAAAGTTTAATGTTCCAACCTAGCAAATTAGAAAATCTAAAACAAATGCTTAATTTTGATAATGTATATTTACCTACGTTTAATAATAAAAACTTAACTAATATATTTGACAATCCTTTAAGTAAAGAAAATTTAAACAAATTACAAAACGATATTTTTAATATAATTAAATCTGATAATAAGCAAATTTCTAAAATAAAAGATTTATTTGATAATATTGAAAATACTAAAAATAAAATTAAACACTTTAATTTTGAAAATTCCTCTACAGAAGATTTAAATGATTTTTTTAAAGACTTAGATACTATCTCTAAAAACATAAAAGAAAATATGCCTAATATTACTGAGAATAAAAACGATAACATATTAAAAAATTTAGAAAATTTAAATAAAAATTTAGAATTTATGTCCAATATAAAAGATAGTATTTTTTTACAAATACCTTTAAATATTAATAATTTTTCTACTACTGCCGAGCTTTATGTATTTTCAGATAAAAAACATAAAAAAAATAAAAATAAAACTGATAGCGGTTCAGCTTTAATATCACTAAATTTAGCATATCTAGGAAAACTAGAAGTATATATTAATAAACATAGTAAAGATATTAATTGTCAATTTAGGTTAGAAAAAGAATATTCTAAAAATATGATAAGAGATAATATATCTTTATTAGAATTATATTTGAAAGAAAAAAATTTACAATTAAAAGAAGTTTCTTTTCATAACTTAGATGAAAGTTTTACATTAATAACAAATAATATTAATAATGTAAATAATACAAAAAATAATAATATAAAAATAAGTAATTTTAATGCAAAGGCGTAG
- the rsmH gene encoding 16S rRNA (cytosine(1402)-N(4))-methyltransferase RsmH: MNFEHISVLLNECIENLKIKKNGVYIDGTMGGAGHSTQIAKALDNTGRLICIDQDANAIKTGKERLANFNNISFVHNNFSNINEIYNSLDLKNLGVDGILLDLGVSSHQLDEGYRGFSYMQDAPLDMRMDIRQDFSAYTVVNTYSKEKLAKIISQYGEERWAKRIADFICNEREIKPIETTFELVSVIKKAIPKGARIDGPHPAKRTFQAIRIEVNGELEILKDTITNMVNILNKNGRLAIITFHSLEDRIVKNTFKELENPCICPRDLPICACGKKSLGKVITRKPIIPSNEELEYNHRSRSAKLRVFEKC; the protein is encoded by the coding sequence ATGAATTTTGAACATATATCTGTACTTTTAAATGAATGTATAGAAAATTTAAAAATTAAAAAAAATGGTGTTTATATAGATGGTACAATGGGAGGGGCAGGACATTCTACCCAAATAGCAAAAGCTTTAGATAATACGGGAAGATTGATATGTATAGACCAAGATGCTAATGCTATAAAGACAGGAAAAGAAAGATTGGCTAATTTTAATAATATTAGTTTTGTACATAATAATTTTTCAAATATAAACGAAATATATAACTCATTAGATTTAAAAAATTTAGGCGTAGATGGTATTTTATTAGATTTAGGTGTTTCATCTCATCAATTAGATGAAGGTTATAGAGGATTTTCTTATATGCAAGATGCACCTTTAGATATGCGTATGGATATAAGGCAAGATTTTTCAGCTTATACAGTTGTAAATACATATTCTAAAGAAAAACTTGCAAAAATTATTTCTCAATATGGAGAAGAAAGATGGGCAAAAAGAATAGCAGACTTTATATGTAATGAAAGAGAAATTAAACCTATAGAAACAACATTTGAATTGGTATCGGTTATAAAAAAAGCTATACCCAAGGGAGCTAGAATAGATGGACCACACCCAGCTAAAAGGACATTTCAAGCAATAAGAATAGAGGTAAATGGTGAACTTGAAATATTAAAAGACACTATAACTAATATGGTAAATATTTTAAATAAAAACGGAAGATTAGCTATAATAACATTTCATTCTTTAGAAGACAGGATAGTAAAAAATACATTTAAAGAATTAGAAAATCCTTGTATATGTCCAAGAGATTTACCTATATGTGCTTGTGGTAAAAAATCATTAGGTAAAGTTATTACAAGAAAGCCTATTATACCATCAAATGAAGAATTAGAATATAATCATCGTTCTAGAAGTGCTAAGCTTAGAGTTTTTGAAAAATGTTAA
- a CDS encoding phage holin family protein, whose amino-acid sequence MNIFETKVNYIISTITGILSAILGDFWFLFIFLLGLNIIDYTTGVMKARYLKKESSRQAMKGFIKKFLIWCLIAMGFGLGITFQKIGEVIGVNLHIMLSIGWFILAHCIINEFRSILENMVELDKGYLVPKWLIKGLEVANQMIDKNVNSVVDTFNEVDEEK is encoded by the coding sequence ATGAATATTTTTGAAACTAAAGTAAATTATATAATATCTACAATAACAGGTATATTATCGGCTATTTTAGGTGATTTTTGGTTTTTATTTATATTTTTACTAGGCTTAAATATAATAGACTATACAACTGGAGTAATGAAAGCTAGATACCTAAAAAAAGAAAGCTCAAGACAAGCAATGAAAGGCTTTATTAAAAAGTTTTTAATATGGTGTCTAATAGCTATGGGGTTTGGTCTTGGTATTACTTTTCAAAAAATAGGTGAAGTGATAGGTGTAAATTTACATATAATGTTATCTATTGGTTGGTTTATACTTGCTCATTGTATAATAAATGAATTTAGAAGTATTTTAGAAAATATGGTAGAACTTGATAAAGGCTATCTTGTTCCTAAATGGTTAATTAAAGGTCTTGAAGTTGCTAATCAAATGATTGATAAAAATGTTAATAGTGTAGTTGATACCTTTAACGAGGTTGATGAAGAAAAATAG